A portion of the Lolium rigidum isolate FL_2022 chromosome 1, APGP_CSIRO_Lrig_0.1, whole genome shotgun sequence genome contains these proteins:
- the LOC124684292 gene encoding transcription factor BHLH3-like: protein MELDEQAFLEELFSVRRDQAGAWGECNAMGDFFSPACGGPGGGGAAAMADCFQERHQATVSVLPTFTASYDHAPHHQQQQQAPGPGFDCLSEVYGGGVVVPFNAVGYGGGEMGFLDALESKAADGGLGACKVEPGLLAAAGADGFGMPAAAAPASRKKRVEGMPSKNLMAERRRRKRLNDRLSMLRSVVPKISKMDRTSILGDTIDYMKELLERIRRLQEELEEQQPELGEAPAPALLSVFRELNPSEMLARNTPKFEVERKEGDTRVEIYCAAKPGLLLSTVNTLDVLGLDIQQCVVSCFSDFAMHASCSEMQREMLSADAIKQQLFKNAGYGGGCL from the exons ATGGAGCTGGATGAGCAGGCATTCTTGGAGGAGCTCTTCTCCGTGAGGAGGGACCAGGCCGGTGCGTGGGGGGAGTGCAATGCCATGGGGGACTTCTTCTCCCCGGCCTGCGGTGGGCCCGGCGGCGGGGGAGCCGCCGCCATGGCTGACTGCTTCCAGGAGCGGCACCAGGCCACCGTCAGCGTCCTGCCGACCTTCACTGCCTCCTACGACCACGCTCcgcaccaccagcagcagcagcaagcgccGGGGCCGGGCTTCGACTGCCTCAGCGAGGtctacggcggcggcgtcgtcgtccccTTCAATGCCGTCGGGTACGGCGGCGGCGAGATGGGGTTCCTCGACGCGCTGGAGTCCAAGGCGGCGGACGGCGGGCTCGGCGCCTGCAAGGTGGAGCCCgggctgctggcggcggcgggggcggacgggttcgggatgccggcggcggcggcccccgcGTCGAGGAAGAAGCGGGTGGAGGGCATGCCGTCCAAGAACCTCAtggccgagcgccgccgccgcaagcGCCTCAACGACCGCCTCTCCATGCTCCGCTCCGTCGTGCCCAAGATCAGCAAG ATGGACAGGACGTCGATCCTGGGGGACACCATCGACTACATGAAGGAGCTGCTGgagcggatccggcggctgcaggaggagctggaggagcagcagccggagctgggggaggcgccggcgccggcgctgctGAGCGTGTTCCGGGAGCTCAACCCGAGCGAGATGCTGGCGAGGAACACGCCCAAGTTCGAGGTGGAGCGCAAGGAAGGAGACACCCGGGTGGAGATCTACTGCGCCGCCAAGCCGGGGCTGCTGCTGTCGACGGTGAACACCCTCGACGTGCTGGGGCTCGACATCCAGCAGTGCGTCGTCAGCTGCTTCAGCGACTTCGCCATGCACGCTTCCTGCTCCGAG ATGCAGCGGGAGATGCTCAGCGCCGACGCCATCAAGCAGCAGCTCTTCAAGAACGCCGGCTACGGAGGCGGCTGCTTGTAG